The genomic interval AAACATTATTCACAGTTCTAATTAAAAAACGGAGAGGcgtaataaaattcaaaaaaattgctCACGCGCACCGTATCATTGCcctttttatacttgttttcgttattcctttattttttgagCTTTCCCTTCAAAAACGATTCCTCAGCGTCACCGGCACGTGTCTCGGTCGTTCGTTTCTGTTCAACTGCCCCTTTGCCCGCCAATCACGACCTCCGGTCACGTGCCGATCCTCATTCttgcttcttttgtttttcaagcTCCGCCATGAGAGAACCTCAATTTTTAGATCTCTAAGTTCTCAATCTGAATCTGCAATTTAGATTtagattttgaatttataattttaggtAATTTAATACTTTCCGTTTTGGAGCTATGGCGACGAGGAACCGGACGCTGATATTCAGGAAATACAGGGATGCGTTGAAGAGCGTTAGAGTCCCGGCGAGCTCGTCGTCGGCATCGGCATCTTCAGCGGTGGCGGGGACGAGCTCCGGGGGAGGACCGGTGATTGAGATGGTTAGTGCTTCGTTGCTCCATCCGAATCGGTCTTATGCTCCTCTAAGTACCGAGGATCCTGGCAATTCAAGGTAAtattgcatttcaaactttattattaatcatattTATTGTTCCtattaatttgttaataaaaGATCAAGAATTCAAGATCGAGATCAAAACTTACTTTTCTCTTGTAATTATGTGTAAATTTATTCAGATGTACTAATTAGTTAGCTTAATTAAGGTGAGTTTGTCTCCTTctctaatattttattctaaaattgcTCTAAAGAGTTTAAGCTAAGGAAAAGTTTAATAAAGTGTTTAACTTTTATccaaaatgattattttttccGAGGAATTGGCATCGTACAAATGAATGTGATTGAATTTGTTTGTTGATCAGTGAATAATTCTCGAgaattatttaattgtaagatatttaaattatttcaaaagagCTACGGAAATTATTGGGAGGTTTATGCAGTACAGTGCAAGATCAAGGCTTTGCAATGATGGATTGTAGATATAGATTAGAATTGGGTTATCTTCTGAAGTTTAATTCCTCTTTCGATTAGTTATGTGTTCATCTATTACTTTGTGTGAATGGTCATAAATTCTGTAGTAGGAAAATAAGGAATTGTCTGCCTGTTGCAGTAAGGGAGCAGTTACGGTGGGTCTACCGCCAGCTTGGGTAGATGTGTCTGAAGAAATAGCAGCAAATGTGCAACGTGCTCGGACAAAAATGGCTGAGTTAGCCAAGGCTCATGCAAAGGCTTTGATGCCTTCATTTGGTGATGGTAAAGAAGATCAACGAAATATTGAGGCTCTTACGCATGAGATAACTAATCTGTTGAAGAAATCAGAGAAGAGATTACAGCAACTCTCCGCGGCTGGACGTTCTGAGGATTCAAATGTCAGGAAAAATGTTCAGGTAATGCTTAGTGGCCTCAAATTTACTTGTGTAGCTCTATTTTCAGGTTAGTAAATCTAAATCATTTAGGCCAGATGGTTGCCTGTCACTTATTCATTTGTATGTTGATTTTAGCATGTTGCTTAGTGATTAGTTTATTGGCCTAATTTTACAAGTAGCAGACTTTAGTTTCCAACTCTTGAGATGATGTGTTTTGGAGAGATTGAGACAAACAAGAAACATTGTCAGGTGCTCCCTCTCTCTTCAACCATTTGTTGTTGAGGCTAAAAGACTTTtcctcatggacttcatctaTTCTTGGCATGTTTGCTTCCTTTCCTTCTTCCCTTCCTTTGTGATGGAGACATAAAAAGGTCATCTTTGATTTTCAAGCCCATACACCTGTGTCATTGCAAAGGGGAAGATAATAATGTCACGTCTGGTGCTTTTCTTCCCCATTCCCTCTGATGTTGTTtgcatttctttcttttcatgttTTTCCGCTTTTTGGCAGCGTTCACTTGCCACTGACCTACAGAACCTTTCAATGGAGCTTCGGAAAAAACAGTCAACTTACTTGAAGCGCCTCAGGCAGCAAAAAGAGGTATAGAAAGAAAACTTCCTTCTTGAGAATAAGACATAGGATTATATATGGTTGCAGTTTCACATGCTAAATggtcaaaaaaaatttcaatttaaaacttaTTCCTCCATTCACTTCTGTGTTTTTGTACTCTTATAATGCATTTTTGTACATGTTTTTGTTGTAACTAAATTATTGGTTTCTGATACAGGAGGGTCAGGATGGAGTTGATATAGAGATGAATCTAAATGGAAATAGATCTAAAGCAGAAGATGATGACTTGGATGATATGGTATGCTGGTTTCTTTGAACCCTTTCCTGTTTAATGTTTCCATTATATCTGGTCAATTGGAACACATTTTAGTAAACATGAGTTTTGGGGTGCTGAATTCCCAATAGCATTTTAGGATCTTGAAGCTCAATTGTGTTGGACATCAAGCTCCAAAAGCTCAATTGTGTTGGACATCAAGCTCCAAAATGTGCCTAATTCAACTTCCTTATCTGTTCTTTGTATAATGATATTAGGCTTTGATGGTTTAGGGTCTTTTATCTAGATTCCAGTTGGGTGTCAGATACTAATGTTTCACAAGTATGTCAATTAGGTATTTAATGAGCACCAGATGGCAAAGCTAAAACGTAGTGAGGCATTCACAGTTGAGAGGGAAAGGGAGATCCAACAGGCAAGTATATTACTCTTAGTATTTTTCTTATCTGATGCTGCTGTCATGGCTATGCCAAactaattatttatatatattaacacGCATTTTGTAGGTTGTGGAGTCAGTAAATGAGCTTGCGCAGATTATGAAGGATCTGTCAGTTCTTGTGATTGATCAGGTAAAAACCCATCTACCCTTGGTAATTAGTTACAAACTTTTCCAGATTCATTGAATGCAGTTCTCTCTCCAAACAGGGCACCATTGTTGATCGGATAGACTACAACATTCAAAATGTTGCAACTACGGTCGAAGAAGGCCTCAAACAGCTACAGAAGGTCTTTCTTCTTTGTCCATTATTGATCTACTTTTAGATGTTTTCTTCGACTTTCGCTTACTCTCATATGTATGGAGCTTGCAGGCGGAGAGAACACAGAAACAAGGAGGGATGGTGATGTGTGCTACAGTTCTTGTTATTATGTGCTTTGTCATGTTGGCCCTCCTAATCCTCAAGGAGATACTCTTTTGATCTGCAAGATGGTTTTTGCCTGACCATTTTCCATTTTGACCACGGTGTGAGACCATTATTTGACACGTTGAGGGTCAACAATTTCCTTGCCAAGTAGAAGAATGTGGGAATTTTGAATTTCCCCACATACACATACCACTTTAAATGATCATATTTACTTATcttcttttcacttttctgtcttttgaaaaatgctgggaaaaaaaaaacaaaaggaggggaagagagggaaaggcAGTTGTTTGACCAGGGTTTCGAGTACTGGATAGGGAAAGGATGCCCCAAAATCTGTATAGAGAGGTTACAATGTATTCTTTTCCTTCAGCAAGGAGATGTATTGATTCTTTTAGACTCTTTGGGGAGTTTTTGAGCTGGTTCCCATATGAGGAGATGACGCTTTGCGTATTTACTTGTAACgattcttttgattttgaaaaaatgacATAAATCCAGTTTGTTATGATATAGTATGAGACTCTTAACATTCTGTAGTAGTTTCCCCTTGAATTTGTAATGGTAAAAGGCTACCATAAAAACTGAGCGCAAGAGGTATCTCTGTGGTTTCTCATAAAGATTTTTGGAAACCAAGGACAATTGCTTTCGTAGCTCAGTTGGTTAGAGCACCCGTTTAGTAAGCGGGAGGTCTTGAGTTCGACTCTCAACGAAAGCAATTTTCCATTTCCTTCTTACAACATCCTTTTACAGGTTTACCCCTATGGTTGGAATCCTCCTTCCTCCTCTTATTTCAGAATCTATCAACCCTTCTCACTTGTTTTTGATTATCATGGAGATAATTTTCCATTTCCTTCTTACAACATCCTTTTACAGGTTTACCCCTATGGTTGGAATCATCCTTCCTCCTTTTATTTCAGAATCTATCAACCCTTCTCACTTGTTTTTGATTATCATGGAGATTTGAATGGAAAAAGGTTGTCAATTCTGTAGAAAGCTGTGCATTGACAATTGAGACAGTGCTCTCTTACAGCACTGTACAATGACTTTTCCTTGTCAACAAAACAAATCAAACCTTTCTATGGTGCTAGCTGTTACAGAGAATAGAAACTAATATCCTCACACCACTGAAATATATGAGCATAGAATGATTGCTAGGTTCCAGAAAACAAAAGATGTTTTCATTCTTCTGGGAAAGTTATCGATTCATTGAGACATATAGTGATTGAATGGAAAAATGCAGCTTAGCATTTTATTGGTAAGAATGGGTTAAGAATTacagtaaataattaaatacagGATATAAAAGAACAACTTGAAACTAGCCtgaattctttttccttttattgttGATATAGTCTAAGACTGTGGAAGATCTTGTCACGAGGTTTGAAGGTGAGAGTTTCAAGTCAAACGTCAACATCTGTAGAACCAGTGATAAGGTCCTTACATCAGACATGGCTCTGTGAGCTGAACCAACTAACGGAATTTTGTAGTGCTCACGAAGTGCTTGTAGGGATGTTCCTGATGGGAGGTTGGATCCTGTGGATGAATCGAATGTCAAACCTTTGTACAACTAAACTATGTCGATAAGAGGGTGAGGGGGACAGAGAGAGCTCTACCTCCAGACTTCATCAATTCACGTGCGAGAGAAAGGGTGTCCATAAACAACCAATTTGAAGGAATCTCATAAGAGCAACGGCTAAATTCATTGATCAGAAAGGGTAAATCGAAAGCAAAACTATTGTGAGCAGCCCACAACACATAACCCCCAGGCTTCTGACGGCTCTTAACAAACTGCAGCAAGATTGGTATTAGTTCCTCCATCCTACACAAGGTCCATACAGTAATCTATAAGCACAACATATCCAGGTAATGCTGTTTTGTCatccaaaaaagaagaacTTAAGaataaatctaataatttaacattaaaagaaagaagtaGCTGGCCAGTGACATTTTCCAGCAATAAATGggggaaaattttcaaatttaaccACTGACACCACCTATTAAACtgaatttcttgttttgattttgtaaTGGAGGAAGAAACTCAAGAAAGTAATGGAAATATTGTACCTTGGGACATCAGGTCTGCAGACCATGTTGGTTGTAATGCCATGCACATGAGAATTAGGAACATAGCGTCCAGGATTAACCAATGTCTGGAATGTACTGTTTTCGCCTCCTGACAGATCTTGAAGAGCTATCTCAATTATTCGGTCTTCTTTTCTGCTAAGACCTGAAGTCTCGGTATCATAAATGATAAATGTCACAAGGCTGGCTAAGTCTTTGTTCTCTGCAATCATCTGTTGAATACCACTGTACTGAAGCTGTTGACTTTCACTTACTTCTGTTTTGTTTAAATTCAATGTAGAGCTGCTTGTTGAAActttttcatctaaaattTCATGCACAAGGTTGCTAGGTTTAGTGTTCCGGTTAGTCTTGTTTCTTCCGTCTATTTTTGTTGTCACAGGCCTTCTAATCCATCTCCGACTGTAACCTCCTTCAAGCCCATAGGTTTTCGAAGCAAGCAGCTTGAAGCTTGAACTGTTTACACGACGTCCACTTAAACTGTGGAAGCTTTCCCAACAAAAATTAGCTAAGCCATGGATTCCACCTCTGGGGGCTTGCAACATTGAAAGGCAAATGGCAACAGATCTCATCTGAATTTGAACTATAACAGGGCAAGGTTCCAACTATTAATCTATCCCACATCAGACAAACAATTGGCTTCAGCCTAAAAATGAAGAACGAACAAATTAGTTTACATAAAAAAACGAGAAATCAAACCTCAAAGAAAACCACAAAGAGATTTCATTTCATGAATGTGGCACATTCTTCCTTAGAGAAGAGAATAAAACCTACTGCCTACACTGGGGATTACTTTCCATGTTTTTTTCCCATTCTTGCACATGGTAACGCCTAGAACATGAACtgcaaattaaaaatcctACTACTCACACGAAGAGCCAAAATATGAAACACCAAGGAGCAGTATGACCCTGACACAGATCAGATAAACTAAAACCCACAGAAACTAGAATAAAggagatgaagaaaaactCAAGCAAGTCTGAATCAGAGAAGTTTACAGATCTCACATCACAGAAAACTATTGAGAAAGCCATCAAGGAGTGAACTTTAATCCTAATATTGTACCAAACTAATCACTATAAACTTACAAGTTGCATCTTTTAAGTCAACTTTTAGACCAAAAACTGATCCAAAATGATGGAAAAATCAATGGCAGTTGGTTTATTTGACATCAATATCACAATTAATAGCAAACTTGATAACTTgttcaacaaaataaagactacttaattaatcatataacTCAATCTAATAGAATCAGCATTTCTTTCTAGCACATAATGAAATTTCAATGCTAGCTTAGATGAActgaaacaaaaaatcaagCTCATTGAATCCACATTCGATCTAACggttcttaaaaaaaagaaagaaactttaATGAATTAGCAAAAGACCCAATTTAATGCTccattttgtttcaaataCAATGAAAGAAACCCAATACCAAAcgtaaaatttgaattcaaaatataaagaatTTTCTCCGTTCTATCCACTCAAAAGCAAGTTTGAACAAaaccaactttttttttattgcctACTTCGATTCTGCTTTTCTTTTACAATCTCTTTCCACTTTCAAATCCTAATATGAACATAAAAACATAACCATTCCAAAAACTTTCTccaattttctttcaatttcccAGAAACCAAACACAGAggggagagaaagagagacgtGCCTTGTGTTAGCAGTGATTCCAAACGTGCAGAAAACCGCATTTACGTGTTTGTGAAAAGGTTCCAAAGCAAGTATGTGTATttataaagagagagagagagtttcAGTTTCTTTTTTGAGAGAGAAAGCAAAGGAAAGAGATTGAAGCATGTGGAACGGTAGAGTGGGCTTTCAGTTAACCACCACCCCACCAGACTCGGATTCAGCGCCTCGCCCGATCCGTACGTCTCGGGTCAGCATTtgacaattaatttttttcccaatTTGGGTATAAATAAATAGGATAAAAtggtatattattttttaaaacattaaaattactgaataaaataataataataatatctgACTAGGCGACAATACTTTGTTTGTTTgactaatttttatatatacaaataGTACTCTACAACTTTCAATATTTAAACTAagcttttaaattaaaacttaaatatgATTAGTTAAATTAAATAAGCATTAAGCAAATTCAATTAATTCGTatcaattttctcaattttgataattatagGTTAGAAGAAACAATTTGTTCaactattttaaatgattttgtaTGTTTAAATTTACGGTCGaactaataaaaaatctatcatttaataatataaatcatttaaatatattatatataaatttttgtaaaatacACTTCAAAAATACCTTTCTTCAAATCGAAATAACATATAGAActaattattttctatttattattataattcggtcgatttcatttatttatttataaaaatttgattaatttaatttttaaaaatttaataatcgAACGGATCAAAcacttatttttattaattagtttctccaaaatatgaattttttataaataaaaaaaataaagcattgGGTGATTGATTAGTAGTTGAAGTTGAGGTCAACTTGAGCACATAAACAAATGGAATCCTCAAAGAAAGGATCATGTCTAAATTTTGAACCAATGTTTAGCTTGAGACAATAGGGCTAGTAAATGGTTTGCGTGCCGTAACTACACTCTTTGACATCAAACAATATTGTTTGAATGGAGTTTAACTGACTTCTAGGCCTGCTCTGGGTTTTGTTTTAGGCTTTAAGGGCCCAAATATAAGTTTGGACTgctcatgtttttgtttttaatttaaatcattcatacttttaaaaagagaaattctataaattatttttaaaaaatatgtttattaaataaaaaaaattacttataaaTGTAAGATCTATCTCATTGCTTATTGATATGTGTGATATATAACTTTTTACTTGACTCATTCACCCACAGAAAGAGAAAGACCTTTGATCGAACTTATT from Theobroma cacao cultivar B97-61/B2 chromosome 5, Criollo_cocoa_genome_V2, whole genome shotgun sequence carries:
- the LOC18600541 gene encoding exonuclease DPD1, chloroplastic/mitochondrial, whose amino-acid sequence is MRSVAICLSMLQAPRGGIHGLANFCWESFHSLSGRRVNSSSFKLLASKTYGLEGGYSRRWIRRPVTTKIDGRNKTNRNTKPSNLVHEILDEKVSTSSSTLNLNKTEVSESQQLQYSGIQQMIAENKDLASLVTFIIYDTETSGLSRKEDRIIEIALQDLSGGENSTFQTLVNPGRYVPNSHVHGITTNMVCRPDVPRMEELIPILLQFVKSRQKPGGYVLWAAHNSFAFDLPFLINEFSRCSYEIPSNWLFMDTLSLARELMKSGGSNLPSGTSLQALREHYKIPLVGSAHRAMSDVRTLSLVLQMLTFDLKLSPSNLVTRSSTVLDYINNKRKKNSG
- the LOC18600540 gene encoding syntaxin-43, which translates into the protein MATRNRTLIFRKYRDALKSVRVPASSSSASASSAVAGTSSGGGPVIEMVSASLLHPNRSYAPLSTEDPGNSSKGAVTVGLPPAWVDVSEEIAANVQRARTKMAELAKAHAKALMPSFGDGKEDQRNIEALTHEITNLLKKSEKRLQQLSAAGRSEDSNVRKNVQRSLATDLQNLSMELRKKQSTYLKRLRQQKEEGQDGVDIEMNLNGNRSKAEDDDLDDMVFNEHQMAKLKRSEAFTVEREREIQQVVESVNELAQIMKDLSVLVIDQGTIVDRIDYNIQNVATTVEEGLKQLQKAERTQKQGGMVMCATVLVIMCFVMLALLILKEILF